In a genomic window of Blastocatellia bacterium:
- the arsM gene encoding arsenite methyltransferase: MSKEIQDAVRARYGTFAESTLSTAHDGVRQVAEAFGYSADELTSIPAEANMGLSCGNPTAYAHLREGETVVDLGCGGGLDVFLAAQKVGPTGRAIGVDMTAEMLERARRNAENGPNGQPYQNVEFHQATIDRLPLASATADCVISNCVINLAPDKPAVFREIARVVKPGGRLAVSDIALKQPLPAEIGNDLLAYVGCIAGAILIDEYRQGLLDVGFSHVEIVDTGSDLNVYAKIDSQVVCCAPEPTASKELPVAAAGCCSPASQSSEETLGLQRLAEMLSHYNVNDYAASVRVYAVKPVE; encoded by the coding sequence ATGTCCAAAGAAATTCAGGATGCGGTGCGCGCCCGCTATGGCACATTTGCCGAGAGCACGCTTTCGACGGCGCACGACGGCGTGCGTCAGGTCGCCGAAGCGTTCGGCTACTCGGCCGACGAGCTGACCTCAATTCCCGCCGAGGCCAACATGGGGTTGTCGTGCGGCAACCCGACGGCTTACGCGCACTTGCGCGAAGGCGAGACGGTCGTTGACCTCGGCTGCGGCGGCGGCCTCGACGTCTTCCTTGCCGCTCAGAAAGTCGGCCCGACGGGTCGCGCCATCGGCGTAGACATGACCGCAGAGATGCTCGAACGCGCCCGACGCAACGCCGAGAACGGTCCCAACGGCCAGCCTTATCAAAACGTCGAGTTTCATCAGGCAACGATTGATCGGCTGCCGCTCGCGTCGGCCACGGCGGATTGTGTCATCAGCAACTGCGTGATCAACCTGGCGCCCGATAAGCCGGCGGTCTTCCGCGAGATCGCCCGCGTCGTAAAGCCCGGCGGTCGCCTGGCGGTCAGCGATATCGCTTTGAAACAGCCGCTGCCTGCGGAGATCGGCAACGACTTGCTGGCTTATGTCGGCTGTATCGCCGGGGCGATTCTGATCGATGAGTACCGGCAAGGATTACTCGACGTCGGCTTTTCACATGTCGAGATCGTTGACACAGGCTCTGACCTGAACGTCTATGCGAAGATCGATAGCCAGGTCGTCTGCTGCGCGCCCGAGCCGACGGCGAGCAAAGAGCTGCCGGTAGCGGCGGCGGGCTGTTGCTCGCCCGCTTCGCAGTCATCGGAAGAGACGCTCGGCTTGCAGCGGCTTGCCGAGATGCTGTCGCACTATAACGTCAACGACTATGCCGCCAGCGTCCGCGTTTACGCCGTCAAGCCGGTGGAATGA
- a CDS encoding MBL fold metallo-hydrolase, whose translation MRRKGWRRSLLWLAALLFAGLLLLAYTFVPRRIDVAAYQAGATDFHPAGVNPADLPDVQLSLIKCGKMISRQSFVYRGGSWKQTYESGMAAALIRHPRATFLFDTGFGTNVDEDFQHIPFLMRELTVYDKEQPAIAQLAAGGVGAEQINMILLSHSHWDHVSGWEDFPAAEGWMMREEADYSRALPDSELMKRLLDRVHLRELDLNGPAYENFDRSLDLFGDASIVLVPLPGHTPGSMGMFVNLRSGKRFFFIGDLTWCREGVELPAERPWLSRRLVDKDPEQVRRSLVRVHELAKRYPDLIIVPTHDRRVHEQIAAFPNVER comes from the coding sequence ATGCGCCGAAAAGGTTGGCGACGGAGCTTACTCTGGCTTGCCGCGCTGCTGTTTGCGGGGCTGCTGCTGCTGGCTTATACGTTCGTGCCGCGGCGGATTGACGTGGCGGCTTACCAGGCCGGCGCCACAGATTTTCACCCGGCGGGCGTGAATCCCGCGGACTTGCCTGACGTGCAACTGTCGCTCATCAAGTGCGGCAAGATGATCAGCCGACAATCGTTCGTCTACCGCGGCGGCAGTTGGAAGCAGACGTATGAAAGCGGCATGGCGGCGGCGCTCATCCGTCACCCGCGCGCCACCTTTCTCTTCGACACAGGCTTCGGCACGAACGTCGACGAAGACTTCCAGCACATCCCTTTCTTGATGCGCGAGCTGACGGTTTACGACAAAGAGCAGCCGGCTATCGCGCAGCTCGCGGCAGGCGGCGTCGGCGCCGAACAGATCAACATGATTCTGCTGTCGCACTCGCATTGGGATCACGTCAGCGGCTGGGAAGACTTCCCGGCGGCGGAAGGCTGGATGATGCGCGAAGAGGCCGATTACAGCCGCGCCTTGCCCGACAGCGAATTGATGAAGCGCCTGCTCGACCGCGTCCATCTGCGCGAGCTCGATTTGAATGGCCCGGCTTACGAGAACTTTGACCGCAGCCTCGACCTCTTCGGCGACGCCAGCATCGTGCTGGTGCCTCTGCCGGGCCACACGCCCGGCTCGATGGGCATGTTCGTGAACCTGCGTTCGGGCAAGCGCTTCTTCTTCATCGGCGACCTGACGTGGTGCCGCGAAGGCGTCGAGCTGCCGGCGGAGCGCCCGTGGCTGTCGCGCCGGCTGGTGGACAAAGACCCGGAGCAGGTGCGCCGCAGCCTCGTTCGCGTCCACGAGCTGGCGAAGCGTTATCCCGACCTGATTATCGTCCCGACACACGACCGCCGCGTCCACGAGCAGATCGCCGCCTTTCCCAATGTTGAGCGTTGA
- a CDS encoding amidase, with protein MSKPTKKASSEVTDSRRQFLKLSTCAGALAVAGPAFNGSTTAAHTAYPAKPFEFEEATVNDLQSAMQSGKHTARGIAESYLARIDEMDKHGAAVNSVIELNPEALAIADALDRERKAKGARGPLHGIPVLIKDNIDTADKMMTTAGSLALLGSTPPKDAFIVERLRAAGAVILGKTNLSEWANFRSTHSTSGWSGRGGQTRNPYALDRNPCGSSSGSGAAASANFAAIAVGTETDGSVVCPSSTCGLVGIKPTLGLVSRSGIIPIAHSQDTAGPMARTVTDATLLLNGLVGIDPRDVATSDSRGKSQTDYTKFLDANGLKGARIGVARKSFGFNDRVDKLMQDAIDVMKRAGAEIIDPADIPTHGKFDDSEFEVLLYEFKADLNAYLATLGPQAPVHTMKEIIAFNEKNADKEMPYFGQEIMLKAEAKGPLTDPAYRKALEKNLRMSRKEGIDAVMAKHKLDALIAPTGGPSWKTDLLNGDHFTGGLSTAPAVAGYPHITVPAGYVYGLPVGISFTGLAWTEPTLIKLAYAYEQATRHRRAPKFLPSVETI; from the coding sequence ATGAGCAAGCCCACAAAAAAAGCCTCATCCGAAGTGACCGACAGCCGCCGGCAATTTCTCAAGCTTAGCACCTGCGCAGGGGCGCTGGCAGTCGCCGGCCCGGCCTTCAACGGCTCGACCACAGCGGCGCACACGGCTTATCCGGCAAAGCCATTCGAGTTTGAAGAAGCCACCGTCAATGATTTGCAGAGCGCCATGCAGTCGGGCAAGCACACGGCGCGAGGGATTGCCGAAAGCTATCTGGCGCGCATTGACGAAATGGACAAGCACGGCGCGGCGGTCAATTCCGTCATCGAGCTGAACCCCGAGGCGCTGGCCATCGCCGATGCGCTCGACCGCGAGCGCAAAGCGAAAGGCGCGCGCGGCCCGCTGCACGGCATCCCCGTGCTGATCAAAGACAACATCGATACAGCGGACAAGATGATGACGACCGCCGGCTCGCTGGCGCTGCTCGGCTCGACGCCGCCGAAAGACGCGTTCATCGTCGAGCGCCTGCGCGCCGCCGGAGCGGTCATATTAGGCAAGACGAACCTGAGCGAGTGGGCCAACTTCCGCTCGACGCATTCGACTTCGGGGTGGAGCGGGCGCGGCGGCCAGACGCGCAACCCTTACGCGCTCGACCGCAACCCGTGCGGCTCAAGCAGCGGCTCGGGCGCGGCGGCATCGGCGAACTTTGCGGCCATTGCGGTCGGCACAGAGACCGACGGCTCGGTTGTCTGTCCGTCTTCGACCTGCGGGCTGGTCGGCATCAAGCCGACGCTCGGACTGGTTAGCCGTTCAGGCATCATCCCCATCGCTCACAGCCAGGACACCGCCGGGCCGATGGCGCGCACTGTAACCGACGCGACGCTGCTGCTCAACGGGCTCGTCGGCATAGACCCGCGCGATGTGGCGACCAGCGACAGTCGCGGTAAAAGCCAGACCGATTATACAAAGTTTCTCGACGCCAATGGCTTGAAAGGGGCGCGCATCGGCGTGGCGCGCAAATCGTTCGGCTTCAACGACCGCGTCGATAAGCTGATGCAGGACGCCATTGACGTGATGAAGCGGGCGGGCGCCGAGATCATCGATCCGGCGGACATCCCGACTCACGGCAAGTTCGATGATTCGGAATTCGAAGTCCTGCTTTATGAATTCAAGGCAGACTTGAATGCTTATCTGGCGACGCTCGGCCCGCAAGCGCCTGTGCATACGATGAAAGAGATCATCGCCTTCAACGAAAAGAACGCCGACAAAGAGATGCCTTACTTCGGCCAGGAGATCATGTTGAAGGCCGAGGCCAAAGGCCCGCTCACCGATCCGGCTTATCGCAAGGCGTTAGAGAAGAACCTGCGCATGTCGCGCAAGGAAGGGATTGACGCGGTGATGGCCAAACACAAGCTCGACGCGCTGATTGCGCCGACCGGCGGGCCGTCGTGGAAGACAGACCTGCTCAACGGCGACCACTTCACCGGCGGCCTCTCGACGGCGCCGGCGGTCGCCGGTTATCCGCATATCACTGTGCCCGCGGGCTACGTCTACGGTTTGCCGGTGGGCATCTCGTTCACCGGCCTCGCCTGGACTGAGCCGACGCTGATCAAGCTGGCTTACGCCTACGAGCAGGCGACCCGGCACCGCCGCGCGCCGAAGTTTTTGCCGAGCGTCGAAACGATCTGA
- a CDS encoding vanadium-dependent haloperoxidase — MTKKSPVTTAAKRMAKTTNNPKPDASDPNEQGQLDGGATLNRRRFLGAVGGATAAAMVAGSGGAAALAAPAAAEPQEVSAQGALTKANRLKESYKYRLNMAQMAKDRPMVDAQSNGDDDRYASKIGSYSKGLPHNQLGEVDLTAYATLVKARESQNPADFEAIHLGLGRKLTSPQAGLAMDLEGPDSHHIALPPAPRFDSAEAAGEAAELYWMALARDVHFSDYATDPLISRAAQDLSRMSDFRGPKAGGQVTPATIFRGPTPGDLAGPWLSQFLTLDFAFGANSVSQKIRTLATGVNYMTNFSDWLVVQNGADPSGTIQFDSTPRYIRNLRDLAQWVHVDALYQAYLHACLIMMGQGTRLDPGLPLYDSKVQAGFAQCGGPHILTLVTEVATRALKAVWYQKWFVHHRLRPEEYGGRVHNRRTGAASYPLHADILNSTALDEVFSQYGTYLLPQAFPEGSPTHSSYGSGHATVAGACVTALKAFFDETDTVKNPMVASADGSALVPYEGPPLTVGGELNKVATNVATGRNGAGIHWRSDAINSLKLGEEVTICILQEQKASYNDNVTMTLTKFDGTKITI; from the coding sequence ATGACAAAGAAGTCGCCGGTTACGACCGCAGCGAAGCGAATGGCCAAAACCACCAACAATCCCAAACCTGACGCCAGCGACCCGAACGAACAGGGTCAACTGGACGGGGGCGCGACGCTCAACCGGCGGCGTTTCCTGGGCGCGGTCGGCGGGGCAACGGCGGCGGCGATGGTCGCCGGCAGTGGCGGTGCCGCGGCGCTTGCCGCTCCCGCTGCCGCCGAACCGCAGGAGGTCTCGGCGCAGGGGGCTCTGACGAAGGCGAATCGCTTGAAAGAATCCTACAAGTACCGCCTCAACATGGCGCAGATGGCCAAGGACCGGCCCATGGTGGACGCGCAGAGCAATGGCGATGATGACCGCTACGCCTCAAAGATCGGCAGCTATAGCAAAGGGCTGCCGCACAATCAGCTCGGCGAAGTTGATCTGACGGCCTACGCCACGCTGGTCAAAGCCCGCGAGTCGCAGAACCCGGCGGATTTTGAAGCCATTCATCTTGGGCTCGGACGCAAGCTGACCAGCCCGCAAGCCGGCCTGGCTATGGACCTTGAAGGGCCGGATTCGCACCACATCGCGCTGCCGCCGGCGCCGCGCTTTGACAGCGCCGAAGCAGCCGGCGAAGCCGCAGAGCTGTACTGGATGGCGCTGGCACGCGACGTTCACTTCAGCGATTACGCCACCGACCCGCTGATCTCTCGCGCCGCTCAAGACCTGTCGCGAATGTCGGATTTTCGCGGCCCGAAAGCCGGCGGTCAGGTAACGCCCGCGACGATCTTCCGCGGCCCGACGCCGGGCGACCTTGCAGGCCCCTGGCTGTCGCAGTTCCTGACGCTCGACTTTGCCTTCGGCGCCAACTCGGTTTCGCAAAAGATTCGCACGCTGGCGACGGGCGTGAATTACATGACGAACTTCAGCGACTGGCTCGTGGTGCAGAACGGCGCTGACCCGAGCGGCACCATTCAATTCGACTCGACGCCGCGCTACATCCGCAACCTGCGCGACCTGGCGCAGTGGGTACACGTAGACGCGCTGTACCAGGCATACCTGCATGCCTGCCTGATTATGATGGGGCAGGGAACGCGCCTCGATCCCGGCCTGCCGCTTTACGATTCAAAAGTGCAAGCAGGTTTCGCGCAGTGCGGCGGCCCGCACATTCTCACGCTGGTCACCGAAGTGGCGACGCGGGCTCTGAAAGCGGTCTGGTATCAGAAGTGGTTCGTGCATCACCGGCTGCGCCCCGAAGAATACGGCGGACGCGTTCACAACCGGCGCACGGGCGCGGCGAGCTACCCGCTGCACGCCGACATTTTGAACTCGACGGCGCTCGACGAGGTCTTTAGCCAATACGGGACTTACTTGTTGCCGCAGGCGTTCCCCGAAGGCAGCCCGACGCACTCTTCTTACGGCTCGGGCCATGCGACGGTCGCCGGCGCATGTGTGACGGCGCTCAAGGCGTTCTTTGACGAGACCGACACGGTGAAGAATCCAATGGTGGCAAGCGCCGACGGCTCGGCGCTGGTGCCTTACGAGGGGCCGCCGCTGACCGTGGGCGGCGAGCTGAACAAGGTCGCCACCAACGTCGCCACCGGGCGCAACGGTGCCGGCATTCACTGGCGCAGCGACGCCATCAACTCGCTGAAGCTCGGCGAAGAAGTGACCATCTGCATCCTTCAAGAGCAGAAGGCGTCCTACAACGACAACGTCACGATGACGCTGACGAAGTTTGATGGCACGAAGATCACCATCTGA